A single Crateriforma conspicua DNA region contains:
- a CDS encoding type II toxin -antitoxin system TacA 1-like antitoxin, producing the protein MQKNSSLMVRLDEESKALLSAAAELRRVSVSDYVRSVVMGQAERELAAARSHTIAMTPTEQLDFWNALAKPPKLTKAQKGLGAIMRGDA; encoded by the coding sequence ATGCAGAAGAATAGTTCCTTGATGGTGCGGCTCGATGAAGAATCGAAGGCATTGCTCAGCGCTGCCGCTGAACTGCGGCGCGTGAGTGTGAGTGATTACGTTCGCAGTGTTGTCATGGGTCAGGCCGAACGTGAATTGGCAGCGGCACGGTCACACACGATTGCGATGACGCCCACGGAACAACTGGATTTTTGGAACGCGCTTGCTAAGCCACCCAAATTGACCAAGGCGCAAAAAGGACTCGGAGCGATCATGCGAGGCGATGCGTGA